From a single Apium graveolens cultivar Ventura chromosome 2, ASM990537v1, whole genome shotgun sequence genomic region:
- the LOC141698872 gene encoding uncharacterized protein LOC141698872 codes for MDGWQHARPVISIDGTFLKGRYRGKLLIVMAVDSNNLPFPLCYGLVDEETYENWSWFLQRLRRHVCRQRTSVCIISDRAASIISALRDPQNGFVEPLGIHRFCLLHAVTYALHVRYGQTTTNMLEGFNGNIRRAHFFPVISMMEYLFYKVVTIVDKYRNIVDDGLQEGQHLCARSAAMLAKIRRKTTGHTVITFHRLRGIMKILTHQYTTAKGTVKGGKTQVVNLNDRMCICGKWATHHMLCSHAMAGCITHGLSLEHFIDHFHKNQAMQDLYRPIIYPLEPTEYWNYDLPVPWQGYGKLVPEESLKKLKKKRGDKG; via the exons ATGGACGGCTGGCAACATGCACGTCCTGTGATTTCAATAGATGGGACATTCTTGAAAGGAAGATATAGGGGCAAGCTGCTTATTGTTATGGCTGTTGATTCGAACAACCTCCCGTTCCCTCTCTGTTATGGCTTGGTTGATGAGGAGACGTACGAAAACTGGTCTTGGTTTTTGCAACGACTTCGAAGACATGTCTGTCGGCAACGGACCAGCGTCTGCATCATTTCTGACCGTGCTGCCAGCATTATCTCCGCCCTACGAGACCCTCAAAATGGTTTTGTTGAGCCACTCGGCATCCATAGATTCTGTCTcctccat gctgTGACATATGCCTTACATGTTCGCTACGGTCAAACAACCACAAACATGCTTGAGGGCTTCAACGGCAACATAAGGAGGGCTCATTTTTTTCCAGTAATATCAATGATGGAGTACCTCTTCTACAAGGTGGTCACAATTGTAGATAAATATCGAAACATAGTGGATGACGGTCTACAAGAGGGGCAACATTTATGTGCACGTTCCGCCGCTATGTTAGCTAAAATTCGGAGAAAGACAACAGGACATACAGTTATTACTTTCCATCGTCTCAGAGGGATTATGAAAATACTAACACATCAGTACACAACTGCAAAGGGGACGGTAAAGGGAGGTAAAACACAGGTTGTCAACCTCAATGACCGTATGTGCATCTGTGGAAAATGGGCGACCCATCACATGTTGTGCTCCCATGCAATGGCAGGTTGTATAACACATGGATTGAGTTTGGAGCATTTCATCGATCATTTCCATAAGAACCAGGCAATGCAGGACTTGTACAGGCCAATAATTTATCCGTTGGAACCAACTGAATACTGGAACTACGACTTACCCGTACCTTGGCAGGGGTATGGAAAGTTAGTGCCGGAAGAGTCCTtgaaaaaattaaagaaaaaacgCGGGGATAAGGGATAA